The Pseudorasbora parva isolate DD20220531a chromosome 19, ASM2467924v1, whole genome shotgun sequence genomic sequence aattactatgcattttttttattcagttacttatctgaatgttagacctacctgaaaaaataaagcagtctgtttaatttgtatcttctattctattgtatttatttgtgctattgtttgtaatctgtttatttgttcttattttattactgtttactcgtctttttaaattcaatttaccattcgaaatcaagctttcttgtgctgtgtgtaagctattgcaacacatttacaccattgtaaaaaatacattgagatagcaaaaatttgtgagataattttaatagtaattgatcaattgatcaataattgttcaaatcaaaacgatgcccaaccctaaggaacatgctggccacatgaattttttgtaaaaaaataacaatgaataataacaagttctgttgtcatattaagcatcttatcttatctttttttttttttttttttttaactgtggtatcgatttagtatcgatatatcgatattttagtctggtatcgtatcgaagtcataattttggtatcgtgacaacactactaGGCTGTTTTTTTGGTTACAGTACACACAGACATGTCAGCTATATAGAAATATAAGAATATGGAGCAATAATAACCTATACAATTACATCTTGATTTTTACACTGTTTTCTTCTTCAGGTATGTGCACTCTATGAACAGAGCTGGTCTTTCGTTCACCCTCTCTGTCAATCACCTGGCCGACCGGTCACAGGAAGAGCTGGCCATGATGAGAGGACATAAAAGATCTCATGTTCACAGAAAGGCTCAGCCGTTTCCCTCTGAAATCCACTCTATAGCCACGCCTGATTCCATAGACTGGAGGCTGTATGGTGTGTAATTCTTGTTCGTATTTGTTGAGTTGTTAAATGTGAAGTCAGAATCTTTGGACACATGTTTAGTGTTGCAGGAGTGATTCAGATGATACACACACTTACTGTTATGTATGTTCAGGTGCTGTGACGCCAGTGAAAGACCAGGCAGTGTGTGGGTCCTGCTGGAGCTTTGCCTCCACTGGAACACTAGAGGGAGCTCTTTTCCTGAAGGTGAAGCTACACAAATTCACCCCCtgaaccctcattcactattcctgACATTACTCCACTAATATAGTCCAGTTGAAGAAGTGAGTGAAATCAAACACAGAGTGGAAGGGTTGGCGCTTTTGCATAGTTTGTGTTTgctgtttaataattatttgaaacttAGAAAACAACCAGTAATAATGAAAAGATGTAtcttgacctctgtcattgaaactagcatgtataaaccataattaaactatttaataatcaattaaaaaggaATTTATTGCCCCCACCTGCTCTAACCGGTGAGTGTACATCAGTTGTGCACACTCATTATTGCggtgcattatgggattgaatgagtgcactcgataatgtccactatggtttcggactccactacaaatgtctgtcacCTCAAaagtgccctatttaagggtctGGGGACGATTTCAGACAGCTCTTATCCACCTTATATTGTAAGTGTgaatgaaaattctgtaatttaatcacccttaagttgttccaaacctgtatgaatgtcTCTTTTCTGTTGAACAAAAAAagtagatattttgaagaatatgggaaACCAAACAGTACTATGTTGACTTTTATAGTATGGAGAAAACCTAAATTAATTATGAAATGTCTTCTTTTGTCTTTTATTATCTTCGACTTTAGTTTTACATAATGATAATCTTAtgttttaaaggaatagttcaccctaaaatgaagtcataatttactcacccagGTGTTGTTCGAATGTCGTTTGCCCTTCTTATGGACCACAAAAGGAGCAAAAAGTATTACAGTATTAAAGTATTTTAAGACGCAAAAGTATTACAGAATGATCCTCTGCGACACATGGCATATAAGTGTTCTAGGGGTATACAAAATAATTTAGTAAAAAACAAACCAATTGaccaaatgtattatttaatgaaAACTGAACAAAAATTCTTGACCTTGGCCATTGGGCCAGCACTGCTGCATGACGTGACATCATTTACTGAAGAGCCACTAACAAAGTAATTCATTCACATAATGTTCTCCCTCTTAAAATTGAGGCGAGTGTAAATGTCAGCATTATCATGTATGTCTAAAGGATTGAAATCTGTCACATAAAACAAGAGCTTATTGATGCAGTCCAGTCAACCTGCCTTTTTATTCAAACTGTTACTTCTGGTCTTAGAGGCTTCTGTAAATACAGTATTTAGTTTATGCGTAGAGTTACTTTTCAGCAAATTGTGAAACGCAAAAATATTTAGTATGGCTAAGTTGTGACTTGGTGTCCCTTTACGTCAAAACTAGGCTTAGTTGTAACCAAAGCTAATGCAACCGGCCCCATGTCTGTGCAATGTCCTTCTGAATGGAGTTTTTACCTCACTGATACCGATTTGAACTAGTCCTTGTCTTTCTCTCTTTTAGACAGGACAGCTGACATCATTGTCCCAGCAGATGCTGGTCGACTGCACGTGGGGCTTTGGGAATAATGGTTGTGATGGAGGAGAGGAGTGGAGAGCTTTTGAGTGGATCATGAAGCATGGTGGCATTTCGACCGCAGAGAGCTATGGAGGATATATGGGCATGGTGTGTGTGAATTCATCAGACCTATCAGACACCGGTGGATAAAAGAGTCACTAATCAGATgactgtgtgtgtttcagaatgGTTTGTGTCATTACGATAAGTCCTCAATGGTGGCACAGTTGAGCGGTTACACTAACGTGACCAGTGGAGATATTGAGGCTCTGAAGGTCGCGATCTTTAAATTCGGGCCTGTAGCAGTCAGCATCGACGCTGCTCACCGCTCCTTCTCCTTCTACAGTAACGGAGTCTACTATGAACCGGCCTGCAGTGAGTCTTCTTGAACACTTGAACTGCCCTTTCCTCCATCATTATACCACAGACTGCACTCTATGATTGTGTGACGGTATTACATCATGGTCTGTTAACATATTAGCTTCCAGAACTATCCAATATGTTGCCTatgtatatcaataatattattgatatacatAGTATTTTTCAAAACAGTTCCATCCTCAAAATGGTATTGCAGAGGTTAAtaaagttattgtttttttttacatatggtGTACCATATAAAgtgtaaatataaattatttttaaaattgttttgccgaaatatgtatataaactataattattatttattaatattataattatacataaatataagcTATAGCAATGTTTTCCCAGCTGTAAAatggttttatatattataaaatgtttcttattattattttattttattatattattaaattgtattgttatcattttattttaaaataaaataaattactaaattacatttttgcagATGGAAACATTTTGGGGAAATATGtatattaatgtttatattaactatacatattaatattaaataattaacaacaATTAACAACAATAAATGTATGATTTCAtctgcaaaatgttttttttttaattatttttattttttataacattGCAGCTGGAAATGTTGCACTTTGGGAAATGTTCCCTGTATACTGCAGTAATTTTTCTTTAGCTCACTACATCCTAATGTATGAGAATATTATGCACAGTTTATTTTTCATACTCATGCATACTATTCTGAACATAGCAATGTCTTTCAGATGGCTTTAAATCAAGTATATAGTACTCTTTTCTGTAAAAAACAATAATTCATGTTTCTGTATCCACAGAAAATGGGATCGATGACTTGGATCATGCTGTGCTAGCCGTTGGTTATGGGGTAATGGATCGCAAGCCTTACTGGCTAGTGAAGAACTCGTGGTCGTCTTACTGGGGCAATGCTGGTTATGTACTGATGTCTATGAAAGACAATAACTGTGGTGTGGCCACTGATGCCACATACGTTACGTTAGCCTAATACACACACGTCCTTCAAAGAAATTCACACAAAGCCACAGAGGAATTGTTTTCATTGATTTTATTGCAAATCTTGGATGCTGGACAATTCATCACAGTTTTATTGTGCTTCAGTCGGAATATCAATAAATGGAAAGTCTTAATAACCAAATCCTTGATCATTGCAAAGTTACATTTAAGGCTTTCATTCCATCATGCAGCAAAAGTAACACACATACTTGTCCACAGGCAATGGTCAGCAAGCCTATATAACAATTTTATTAGATGTCAATTGTTTTATTCTCATGTCATTCTAGCGTCTTTTCATTTCGTCACATTGCAAGACCTTGCTTTTCAATTAACATCTCATGACCGAGTCCTAATAATCAATCATGCAGCgatataaaacatgtttttgttaaGGGATAGTTAATAATTTACTCAtcatcatgttgttccaaaccctttTGAATTCTGTGAAACAAACTAATTATTTTGAAGTATCCTGTGTGATCCTTCTCATTTAAATACAGTACCTGGTGACAGGTGTTGTTAAGCTCTGAATCAGGATGAGATCATTAAATCCAAACCACCTAATAAAAACGATTTGCTCACCGATCATTGAGTGCAACCCACTGACTCGATGTCACAGCAGATATTATTTGGTTTTATCTGTGAAAAGCGACTTAAAATATCAGTCAGTTCCTCATGCAGAAACTCAGGTTTACTCAGAAGACTTGAAATATAGTTTACTTGATAgcgtttcacagacagggcttagactaagccaggattaggtCTTAGTataattaggacatttaagtggCTCTTCTAAACATgccttggaaaaaaaaacatcactgatgtgcatcttgagacaaaacaacgGCACTAACATATTTTAAGATGTATCGGTGCAGTTAAACCAGCTCAAACATTAAGTCTGGGACCAggtttaacccttaaatgatTAACCCAGGGATATTCTAAACTTTGATTGGATGAGCACAGCGTgagaaatatttatataaaagctCTGGCATCACGCAACCCCAAATTATACATCACCAACGGTAATATACATTTTTCCCTAAATTAATCAATTTATCAGTCACTTGACATTTTTCCTCATCAAATGCTGAAACGAGAATGTTGTTTACACTTTGGGGAACACATTCACTCTCAACTACAACTGTTGCCTCAAACTCCTTATTACTACTTATTAATAGTTATATGGTATTTGTTAAGTTTAGGCATTGGGAAGGATTAGGggtgtagaataaggtcatgcaaaataaggcattaatatgtgctttatacataataataaagtcaatatcctagtaataagCATGCTAATAATAAACAACTAGTTAGTAACGAGAATTGAAGTCTAAAATTGTGTTAGTTGAGCGCTGTTTCCATGTGACTGTCCAAAGCACGTCAATATGTGGCATGCGTTGGTTGTTAGCTAGTCGTAACATTTTAGCATcgtttcacactgcacatgTTTGGCAAAGCAATGTGGGGTTAACTCAGATCTGGACCAGGGTTTCAAACCCTGAAATAAAAAGTGAAGATAACCCAGCCTCTAAGTTAAACGTGTGAAACTTTACCCGTGGTTAAAAGCAGGGCTTAGAATGACGATAACAAGCACTGAGTGAAAGTCCTTTGGAGTATAGTGCaaacctttatttttttctgagcaTAAACGAGAGTGGTGAATGAACTGCTATTGTATGAAAAAGATCTGCATGATGGCTATTCACAAagttgagtaaataatgacagatgtTTTATATTAGTggatctatccctttaagatctgATCTCCTGTAAACATTAGATAAACAGCATTAGGCCTATAATAAAATAGTTAATTTCTATCAAACAATTTCAGGAAGTAAAACAAAAATTTCACAGTTTTAAAAAGGTTGTCAGTATATAAAGTTAAAAACTAGATTGTGTCATTTGGCAGTGTCGGGCTGTGGGTGAAGACTGAAGTCTGCAGTAGTGTATACTATGGAGACTATCATTGGCTCAAGCTAATTTGGAAAGACATGGCATATCAATCCTACACTTACATTAATCCTCTTTAATTGTGCGTATGATTACTTGTTTTCCACAAAAAGCAATAGAAAAACTAAATGCAGACAAATCAGCACTAAACAAGATACTTTTCCCTGTAGCTACTGAGACTATTCAGGATACTAGCATGCTATTAAAACAATTTCAACAAGGCAGAAGCTTTGGGAATTGTCATATCAAGCGAAACCAAATGCAAGCCACTGTCCAAACATGGTGTAATTCCCCATATACATGGACATATACATAAAGGACTACATTTACAAAGAAGGCACTGGTATACTCTCCACTAGACCAAACACTCACAAAAGTTTCTAGTCATTTGCCTGTGGTGTTAGTGGGAGGGACAGTCTCATTCTAAACAGCATCTGATTGGACAAAAATCTCTAGTGCAGGATGAGTCATCAATATTTATGTTCCATTTGACAGAcgtaaaaatcacattttaaatatgaatatctgTTCAAACTGAATTAATTTAGTTCAGCTTGTTTCCTTCATGCTTGTTTGGAGCTTTCTGTTTTGCATAAGAGAGGCCAGATAAACAATGAAAAAGTGATGCACCAATTCCATTGCTTTCAGAGCCAGTCATCCATGCTTGAAAATTGACACTTTAGTCTTATTAAATCTTCAGCCATTCCAACATATCTAAATGTTTCAAAACCTGAACTATTCAAATGTTTCACCATTCTTGAAATGCACGACAAAGAGAGAcacagagtgtgtgtgatcATTTTAAGTCTATCTGGACTCATCTGCTAAACTCTGCAGTTCCTGTCTTTCTGGACTGCTCGGTGATTTGCTGGTATGTACAGGAATTTGTCCGTCGCATTTCAGAGTAGACCTAAATGAGGAAAAAGGGGAGAAATTATTTGAGAGATGTGTTTGCAGTTtgggcgaactatccctttgagTGTATGAGGTGTCACTGTACCTCTCTGTGTCATAAATGCTGTCTGGTAGTGGTTGATTGGCAGTCTCAGGCAATGCTAGGGCAAACACTGCAGCAAGCAGAGGGGTGGAGCCAAATATCACCATTGGCACAACAGGTGTGTGGCGTCCAAGCAGGTTTATTAGTGGCGCTAAAACCCCACCCATCCGTGCGAACATAGAGGAAACACCAATACCTGTTTGCCTGGAGACACAAAATACATATCAGAAATGATTTCCACAGGGAGCTTTGTGATATTTATCTGTTTTGTGCTTTCACAATGCAcactgtttcaaagcagctttagtATGTTTAGAAAGAAACTATAGTTAGCGTAGCTACAGTAGTGTTTACAGCCATAGACAAATGTCGATGTTTACAGTGCCTTAGGCAGCGGATACTCAAGAGTCGTTACATTTCTAAAACACGCTCTAAATTGTTAACCAATAACAACAGACTGGGGCCGGCAgaccaatcagagaagagtgtgcttttctGAAGGTGGGTTTTAAAGAACCCGAAACTAAGAGCACGTTTACATGACAGTAGCTGTGTGTCGATTAGCCTTCGAGTTGTGCAAATTGAAAATACGCCAAATGGAATCACGTCAATTCTGCAAAATAACTCctatataaacacacaaaaaaaaacctttttatgCTCTAATTAGATGTTTTTTCAGGAACTTCTAgaagttttttttgcatttacagGTCATCAGACTTATGTGTGCGCCTCCTTCAATTGAATGTAATGGCTAGTGTGGTGACTGTGCTATACATAAACCTACCAACATCCATCACCTTGATTTTTGGAAGGACTTTTTTAGTCACATAACATTGGTTAATGGAAACGCCGCTTTTtcgcattcatttttttaatcgacATTTAGAAAATAGCTCAAACCTTTGCTCAAATTTAGAATAGAAACAAGGTTAATGATGTACTAAAAATGGAAAAGATTTTCCTTTTTctgaaaattacaaaaaatgttgttttatatTGCCAGGCCAGAAGATGGCGATGtcactttataaaaaaaacactgcacaccTATAGAGCGAACACGTAATACGCATGAGCATAATGTCattattttcacaaattcataTTTTGTTATGAGGATCATAATGGTATCCTTCTCAAAAACTTGCacttaaaaatctgtttttcagtttttatttgaaaatagtGTTGTGTAAATTGGCCCCTAAAACAGAGCATTCGGACTGctgtaacaatgtaaaataaaataatttgtgaaCATTAAATAATGCAAATGTATTCAGTAGTCCCCATGAATAAAAGTATGAACCTGTAAATGAGCATAATATGACCCCTATAAAGAAACAGTTTCATCAAAAACTTGATAGTCATGCCACAATGCAAAATGCATATCCTGTCcgcaatatatattttaatattgctGTCACTATGTGTACTATTTCACATTTACTAAATGATTAGTTAATTCTGTACACATCCACATACCATTAGGGTCTGCACACTTACGCAGTTAGGTTAGGTTcatttaagttttattttatttatttttctctgaaATGTGTCACTTTGGTTTTGGGTGGCATTGCGTAGACtgtatttttttcattaaagtCGCAAAAGTTCTGATTACTGTTGTTTTAAACAGGGCTGTGTAGACTTTTAGATCCATGTATATATGATGTGAATGCGAGTACCTGAGAACAGTTGGAAACAGTTCAGCAGAATAAATATAGATGATGGCAAAAGATGCTGTAATTCCAAATTTCCCCACCATGGCCAAAGCAGTTCTGATATGAGCACTGTctgagagaaagagtgtgtgacAAGACAATGTTGGAAACGAGAGTAGGAATGGGCAGTCTGGTGTAAAACAATACTACCTTTCAAAAGGAATAAAAAGACAGAAATACATTCTAGAAAAGTGCCTCTGGCCATGTTTGCTGGTCACCTGCTGGAACAGTGAGCGTAAGCAGACATGCACCGCCTCCCACAGCCAGGAACACACTCAGCGGGATTCGTCGACTCCAGGGCAGGAGAACCAACACCAGTGACCTTGCGGGAATTTCTACCAATCCAAACATGAACTGAGTGAGGTAAAGGTCTGACCCGAGGTCAGACACACCCAGAGACAGACCATAATACACCAACACATTAACAAACCTGGAGAAACAGACAAAAGGTCAATTAATGgacatgtttatgtgtgtgtgaagggcATGACTTAAAACACTGAATACTGTACATATACACTGCGCACATTAGAgtttttatggtgctttttcaACTATGAGCATGTGGacttttagaaaataaaaactCATAAAAGGCACTTTTCACACTCATAATGGAGCCtggggttgtttttttaatgaaagtcATGAATTTTCACCACAGTACCATTTACACCACATCTGAGATTATGTATTGTGTTTAAtagcatttaaagggatagttcacccaaacatgacaATCTCTGTCAAATAATCTGTCAAATGTGCTgcgtgagaatgaacctcattggttcttgctgaagctcaaagtgatgcataacacgagaatgaacctcattggttctcgcacgtcaagcgaacatgcttgagcttctgtttaccatAACTGATGTTAGTTGATGaatatttatatgtgaataaaagcctaaattaaacctgttcatcatataaagcgataaagtttggattagttttacgatctctttatgaactttttgaagtgtcagtggtagttgtgtagctgtcaatggagggtcagaaatctctcagatttcatcaaaaagatctgcatttgtgttctgaagatgaacgaaagccTTATGGGTTCGGAACAAAATGAGATTGAGTCATTTATGATAGAGTTTtcatatttttgggtgaactaaaccctttaaataataaaataaatgtcagATTCCTTCGTCTTGCTAAGGGTACATTCATAACTAGAATTTGATGTATCAAAGTTGCAGAATTGCaaaaaaaagatacaaaatTACAGCTTGATTGGAAATTATACACAACTAAAATATTctgatatatttataaatattcaaaatatttccCTAGAATATTACTAGTATTAATAGGATGGATTTTCATGTTATGGGACCAGGataaaacattaacataaaGGGCATTTGAAATgtagcaagaaaaaaaaagaagatataaTAAAAAGTTTCCAAGACCTTCATACAGCAGAAAATACAACACTAAAGTCTCTTagtttcaataaaaaatataatataaatatattaatggaTATAAAAATGCGTCCTTGTAATCTCACCAGATGTAGAAGAGTATGAGCGCTCTCCTCCTCATCTGGGGAGTTCGGAGCAGATCGAAAGCAGTATATTGACTACGTCCTGGCGGGCCCTCGTATTGCTCCACCTGTGATAACAGAAGTGACACTTTAATACATTGAAGcaaatgctataaaaacatcCTGTTTTTAAACcaaacactcaaacacacacatccgTGGTGACGAGAGAAACCTTGGTAAatgcacttaaagggatagttcacccaaaaatctaagttctgtcatcatttactcgccctcattttgttccaaacccgtgAGACTttagttcatcttcagaacacaaatgaagatcctTTTGATGAAATgtgagagctttctgaccctcCATTGACAGATACGCAACTGCCactgacgcttcaaaaagtttatAAAAAGATCGTAAAACGAATCCATATGCATTGAGCGGTTTTCtgaattttctgaagagactcgatcactttatatgataaacagactgaatttaggcttttattcacatacagTATAAACATTTATCATCTCACATCAGTTGTGGCAACGGAAGCTCAGGCATGTTCACTTGACGTGCgacaaccaatgaggttcattctcgtgttacgcatcactttgagcttcagcaagaaccaatgaggttcattctcgtgttacgcatcactttgagcttcagcaagaaccaatg encodes the following:
- the zgc:110239 gene encoding digestive cysteine proteinase 2, with the protein product MWRLLAGFVLLLCAADATPVGRTVPDFGMMYHVKGMLSLPYAEIKEPFEAWYDLKGNRSRIDYYHGQVCTFFIGNDLDYGATYKITPVTTETEFNAMKCFQLNGTKEDPILPQAALPDLQGFEFEKMEYYAGVLCEVWKNVTQIGNKKNTYRLWVTRPEGKDSPATPCHYEMMGYNTLLGSHYDKYMIDYSDFSPRTDSDIFKLPGGMTCGGFPGPGAEHHLLANPLQDLVHTSPVGHAHRMFGHFKETFERQYESEKEHEEREHNFVHNIRYVHSMNRAGLSFTLSVNHLADRSQEELAMMRGHKRSHVHRKAQPFPSEIHSIATPDSIDWRLYGAVTPVKDQAVCGSCWSFASTGTLEGALFLKTGQLTSLSQQMLVDCTWGFGNNGCDGGEEWRAFEWIMKHGGISTAESYGGYMGMNGLCHYDKSSMVAQLSGYTNVTSGDIEALKVAIFKFGPVAVSIDAAHRSFSFYSNGVYYEPACKNGIDDLDHAVLAVGYGVMDRKPYWLVKNSWSSYWGNAGYVLMSMKDNNCGVATDATYVTLA